DNA from Archaeoglobus veneficus SNP6:
GTTTTTGACGGGGAGATGCTTGATTTTCTACCACACCCTTCTATTCAGGAAGGTGTGAAAATTCTGAAGGAATTTGCCTCGTCCTTTGAGAGCTTTGAAGAGTTCGAAATATGTGTTAAACGAGAGCATTCTAAGGTATTCGATAAATGTTCTCCGTATCAATCGGATTACGATGGCAACGAGATAGCTGAGCTGACAGTCAGGGAGATTCTCTTCGACGCTGGCTACGAGTTCAATGCTGAAGAGCGGGCAGATCACATTGGTATCGAGCTCCTCCTCATGGCAGAGACATGCAGTGCGGACAGTATAGAGAGTCACAGGGGATTCTTCGAAAAAGAGCTTGTGGGCTGGGTGTTCGAGTTCTGTAACGCTCTTGAAAACAACGAAAACACCCGGTTTTATCGGGGTATAGTAAAAATACTGCGCGGATTTATGGAAATGGAAAAAATAGTAATAAACAGGCTGTAATTTACGCTGTTGTTCTCGCGAGAGCCTTTCCTATTCCGTAGAACGTCAGCAGCACGTAGACGAAGA
Protein-coding regions in this window:
- a CDS encoding TorD/DmsD family molecular chaperone, with protein sequence MRNGESTVEKVMLVRKAMYSFLGNIFLSGPPVEFLRDVFDGEMLDFLPHPSIQEGVKILKEFASSFESFEEFEICVKREHSKVFDKCSPYQSDYDGNEIAELTVREILFDAGYEFNAEERADHIGIELLLMAETCSADSIESHRGFFEKELVGWVFEFCNALENNENTRFYRGIVKILRGFMEMEKIVINRL